A genomic stretch from Tissierellales bacterium includes:
- a CDS encoding lactate utilization protein, with translation MDKRVLDTLENLKKNGFKGEFFETKDEAIEKIITEILEDDSISIGGSMTILDLGLYEKLKEKGNEVYWHWKASAEEGKQVLKKAIETDIYLTSTNALTIDGKLVNMDGTGNRVASMIYGHERVYIIAGKNKICKDYKEASNRIKNIAAPKNAKRLNKNTPCVHTGKCNDCDSPDRICKAEVILHKNPDNTQIIVYIINEDLGY, from the coding sequence ATGGATAAAAGAGTTTTAGATACATTAGAAAATCTAAAGAAAAATGGGTTTAAAGGAGAATTTTTTGAAACTAAGGATGAAGCTATAGAAAAAATAATAACCGAAATTCTAGAGGATGATAGTATATCAATAGGTGGTTCTATGACAATACTTGATCTTGGTCTTTATGAAAAGTTGAAGGAAAAAGGAAATGAAGTATATTGGCATTGGAAAGCTTCAGCTGAAGAAGGAAAACAAGTATTAAAAAAGGCTATAGAAACAGATATATACTTAACAAGTACTAATGCTTTGACAATAGATGGTAAATTAGTTAACATGGATGGAACAGGTAATAGAGTGGCTTCAATGATTTATGGCCATGAAAGAGTTTATATTATTGCGGGAAAAAATAAGATTTGTAAAGATTATAAAGAGGCATCTAATAGAATAAAAAATATTGCAGCGCCTAAAAATGCAAAAAGATTAAATAAAAATACTCCATGTGTACATACGGGAAAATGCAATGATTGTGATTCTCCAGATAGAATATGTAAGGCGGAAGTTATTCTTCATAAAAATCCTGATAATACACAGATAATTGTATATATTATTAATGAAGATTTAGGGTATTAA